The Larus michahellis chromosome 9, bLarMic1.1, whole genome shotgun sequence genome contains the following window.
GACCCTGCTACACCTCCAAGGAAACTACTCTTACACATTTCCATCACTGTCCCAACCAGACCAGCTTCAGCAGGGCTGGAGAAGAAAGGAGTTTTGCTACAGACCTTAGTTGTGACACCCTGTTCAGGAGAGATCTAAGAAGCTGTCTCAAAAGCATGGGGAGCGGCCTGGGATGTCTCTGCGGTGCAGTTCCCGGCACTGCAAATaccagcagagctggtgcagcAGCATGCCCTGCCCCTTCTGTCAGCCACCTCCGCTTGCAGCCTGTGGCAAAGCCTGTTGGCTTTACCAGCTTCCTTCTTCAAAGGACAGAGAGCATTCCACCCGCAGGCACTGAGCTTGGAGGCAGCCTTGCCAAATACAGACTATCCATGATTCTGCAGGGTCAGTCTGAAAACCACATTCCTCAGATGACTGCTCCCCTCTTTCCTTCAAAGCAAATCATTAACAGAAAAAGGCAGCTGGGTAGCGTTATCGAGAAGTTTATTGGCAGAACATACATCCTTAGCATGCCAGTCACAGCCGAGATGGAGCCAACCTGCTGCTAATGCATTATTTACTTCATCTTTATCTCCCTGAAACAGGAGCTCCTGTCTGGAGTGAGCCACATGCCCACTAATCAGCAGAAGTGTTTCTTCCAGCACAGTTGAACCAAGCCCTCCTGAACAAGGATCCTGTCCACAAGCCCAAGAGCTCTTTACCCAAAACACCATCAGAGCAACATGCAGGGAACACTGAAGTTCGTGGAAAAGCAACAGCTTCTGTCAGAGTCCACCAAGGGCAAGTTTTAATTGCTTGTTTTCCCATTACAGACTGCTCTcccttacagaaaaattaaaccagtaaaaaaattaaacctcTGAGAATTAGAATCAAAAGTAACTTCTGGAATAACAGGTACTGTTGGAAGCATGAGAGGAGAGATAAAGAAACAACCTAGCCTGTGCCCAAGAGGTGAACTTCTTCCCCATGGCAACAGCAGTCTATTGTTTGAGCGTCACACAGCTCTGTGAAAATAAGGCAGCAGCCCAGGGCATGCAGGAAACTTTCCACCTCTTCAGCAGTCACTGTTAGAGAACAGAACGGTCCAACAGGACATGGGGGACAAATAGGTGACCAATTTATATTGGCTCTGACAGCCTGACAGCCACCTCGGGAGGGGATAAACAACGTCTGATatatttccagttctgttttacTACTGGTGGTGCCGAACGAGTATGAAAGTTAATTAACTAACCTTCATCCGAGAGCCCTGATCTCCTCTGAAAAGTGAAAGCACAGGCAGCAAGGCTGTTCTACATTACACACAGCACGTTGGGCCCAAATCTGACCTCAAAGTTCAGTCTAGGTGCTCCTGAGAGGAGAGGGGCTACCAAGGACACATGCATAAAGGAAGAAGTTTCAGGTTTTAGCAGTTACAAGCATGcaataaaaaagtctttctcctgAAAATCCATGCCCAAATTCATGAGCATTTTTGACAGGACTGTCTTTAGATaggtgaagaaaacaggaaatccAGGAGGCATCCCAGATACCATCACATTCAGCCACTCCTTAGCCATCCACCCTCTGATGGCATTAGTAGTTAGTCACGTAGGAAGTACGTGTATAAGCTAACAcaacttctctcttctttttttaatttgtgcaagGTTGAATTACAACCAAATGACTACACTGAAGTTAAAAGGGAACCACATGGCTCTGCTGAAGAGGAAACAAACTCATGTTCTAGTCCCAGCGCTGCATGAAGCAGCGAGAAGACAAGCATCCCCACGCACTGTTGATTCATCTAACGCTTACTTTTGTGCTAGTATATGGACAGGTGCACTACTGCTTAGGAACCCGCTGtaaaaacacacaacagaacCAGAACCTATCAGAGGCCTCTTACAACTAAGGATAAGACAAGAAACACATGGACACAGGCAGATAATACTCCAGCAGGCTAAAAACTCTCTTCACTGCTACCATGTTCATAAAGCATTTCAAACAACTCAAGCAAATGCTACAGAATTTATACTTTTATTACAGTAAATAACTTCCTAGCTGCCTCCTCACCTGCATGTTCCAGTATGGCTAACAAGTCCGTTTTGGTGTGGTTTTAAAAGAATGACTAAATTAgctggcaaagagaaaaaaaatcccaaactaactAGGTGCCAACATCACAGCAATGAGATCTGATTAGTAGACACACATAGTTTAGAAGTGGGGCCACTGCTTATGCCACGCAGATCATGTCGCCTGGCACATGCTACATTGGGAAGGAGGGAGTTTAAATTTGCAACAGGGCAAAATGTTGGACGCACGCAGTGAAAACGGAGAGACTGCCTGGCACAGCTAGAACAGAGACACGTACTGAAAGAGGAGTCTCTCAGATGTTTTGAAGACCCAGACCAGAGATTTGGAGAGGCATTTGCCACAGCTGGCAATGACAAAAGCTCAAAAATCACACATGCCACTGTTGTCCCACTATGCCCTGCCTACAGCTGATGGGATACACGGCAATACAAAAGCCCCATGAGGCAGCTAGTGATTTCCACACCAGTTTGTGAATTCCTACCCTGTCCTTCATAAGCCATGGTTACGTTATGGTTCCTCACATAGCTGTAGCTGAATATCTCAGACTCTTAACAAGTTTTTCTTATCTTAAAAAGGGTTTAAACAAAAAGGAAGTACTTTATCCACAGAGCATAAAAAAACACAGCGCTCACTGCCATCACATGTTATAGAGGCCAAAAGTTCAGCCAGGACTATTAAATGCAACAACAGTGACTACCCGGCAGCTCAGGAGTCACTACATCTCAGACTACCAGTATTGTTCAAAGGAAGGATCTTTACTCTTTCATCCCTTTTCCCCTGGCAACTGCTATGGTGACCATTTAAAGATGGAAACAAACTAGATTGACTTCTCCTCCGATAAACAACGGCTGTTTTCACTTGATGCTTGCATGAGACAATTTTCTCCCATAGACACTCCCTATACCATACACAAATGGGAACCTGAAATATAAACTAGGCTGACTAGAAACCTGGGGCAGATCAAAGTGAAGAAGGATTCATTCCTGAGTTCAAAGGCTGGCCTTTCAACTATGACACTTTGAAATTGGACTCCAAATCTTATGGCTGTGAAGAATGACTAAATAGCAAAATTTTAAACACTTTATAGGCAAAGAAATGCCTATTTGCATCATATCTGAGCAGCCTTCTGCCATTCCCCCTTGAAACACAAAGCACTAGATGACTCACCTGTCAGAATAGTCTGGAAAGCTGCTTCCACGTTTGTTGAGTCTAAAGCAGATGTCTCGATAAATGACAAACCATTCTTCTCTGTGTGGACAGGAATACTATAATTAGAGGGGTACCTCACATATCTGTCTCCCATCTGGAAGAACTACTCTACCAGATTCTATTTGTGCTGTTCCTGATGAGACACACAGGTAtcaaaaaaagtataaaaagctGTGGGTTCTTCCCCCGCTTAGGTGATCTGAAAGCAAACCACCCAATACCAACATTAGAATTTACACTCATCCTGAAGCACAGGGATCAGGCCAGTGCTGTGTTACTTTGAGGCACATCTTCCTGCATCACCGAAAGTGAGAATTTGTTATACTTTCAAGAATTGTGTGAGGAAGCttcctgcattttctttaatgtcttaAAGTTTCTCTACCTCCCACCTGCTGGTATGTCATGGCAGCTTATTTAACAGGGCTAGCCCTATCGGGGAATGACAGTCCTCCGCCTGCAGGCAGGGATCCTCACTGGCCATAAGTTCTGCAAATGCAGCTACACATAAGAAACCCAGCTACATTCCTGGATGAAAGAAATTTGGCCTAAAACAAGGCAAGATTTATagaaatcagttatttttcaCAGATCTTAATTATGCTACACGAGTCAGAAAGCCAGTTTAATGTAAGTCTGTTCAGCCACGGGCACCTGCGTAGTGCTCCAGATCACTTGGTACAAAGGCAGCAATAAACAGGTGCAAAGCTACCATCGTACAAGAAATGTAAACCTCAAGCCATAGGCACAGTTTCCGCAAGAAAAGCCATGCACAGGCAAGAGAATAAACCTGGTTTAAAATTTTCAAGTGCACCTGGCTCATTCTTGAAACCACATCAGCATGCGTGTTCTACAAGGCTTCCTTTTTCACTGAATTAAAAAGAGCGAAACACCAGTGTGTGACACTGAGGAACATCACCAGCAGCACTCTTTTTCCTCCTACCAGCACACTCACCTATCTAAGACCAGGTAGGCAGGTCCCCAGACAGTTAgcactggaaaattattttgagttCACCAACCTGCAAAAGCTCTGGCCTCATCTGTAGGGACGGCTCTCAGGTGGCGCAAGTCACTCTTGTTTCCCACAAGCATGATTACAATATTGCTGTCAGCATGGTCTCGCAGCTCTTTCAACCATCGCTCTACATTCTCGTAAGTAAGGTGCTTAGCAATGTCATACACCAGTAATGCCCCTACAGCTCCACGATAGTACCTGTGGGTGAAGAGACATGTTAGAGAACCAGCAAGAAACACTATGATTAAAAGTGACAAGTTACTGTGCAATAATGGCAAATAGCTATTACTAAGACAGCTATACAAAAAGATATCCAGGAGCAGGCTACGTGGGACTTGAAGCAGTGAAGTCTAGTATCCAGACTAGCGTCATGCCACAGGACGACCAGAGCAGCCATGACAGCTCAGAGTGTAGGGGGTAAGCCAAGCCCCATGCTTTTTGGGAGAACGCTGCATCCCAAAAATTAAAGTTCTGGAATCTGTGGGGAGCTACTGTCACCTTCAACCTCTGATCCACTCCTAAAAAGTCTCCTCCACCCATCACTGTGGGTGCAGTACGGGCACAGCCCATAGTGATAGAGAGACTTTAGAATGACTCACTGGATCATAAAAACGTTGACCTGATCTATTCCCTATATCAAACGCCAGACCAGAGAGACCAGGTCTTTCAGACCAGAGAGGGGCACAGCAATTCACTCAAAAAGAAAGCGTCTGTGTTCTCCCACCCCACAACTTCCTCCAGCTTTACTTAAATCCAGCTTTtgctatgctattttttttccatttaaataaacaagcaaagTGAGCAGTCTTTCTTTAGTGCTACAGGAGGGTTTCTGGTCTTAGGTTACCACTGATAAAACCTCCATGAACACTGATATTACTTTATCAATCGCTTGCATTGAAATGAGTCTCTTGAAGCTCTTGCGTTCCAGGCTTGAAATGCCTCCAGTTACACATCATGAAAGCACTGAGAAATAAATCAGTTTGTGCAGGGACACACTCTTATCAAGTTTCTGGACTGAATATTTAAGCTTCCTTCCCCCATAGGTTGTGGATATTACACGATAAAATATAAACACCCCCTGTTGCAGCTTCTGAGGAATCAGAAAGGCCCAAAATTATCCTCTTCAGCCACACAAGCTATCACTTACGCTGATGTTATAGCTCGGTATcgctcctgccctgctgtgtcCCATATCTGAGCCTTTATTGTCTTCCCATCGACTTGGATGCTCCTTGTTGCAAACTCTACTCCAATGGTGCTTTTGCTTTCCAAGTTAAACTCATTGCGAGTGAATCGAGACAGAAGGTTACTCTTGCCTACTCCAGAGTCTCCAATAAGTACAACTACAAGACAAAAATGACATGAGAATCAGATTCCAGATGTAGATAATACATTGACAATCACCTGCAATAAACATTTATTTCCCAGAATgaagcatgaaggaaaagaatGGCAAAACCACCACCCTCATCATGGGTCTACTGTCCAAGTGTTGATATTTCTAGAGAACCAGAGCTGCCACATTCACCAGCATTTTGAACAGACATTAGACTCAACTTTTACTTATTACGTTTCAGTCTCCTTTTCCCAGCATGGAAGAACATTCCTCCTACAGGAAGAATATACATGGCTGCCACTGCAAGTGTCGGGGACAGTTTGGATTTCACATCCTTGTAAGCTAGAActaaaaaacaccaccaccaccaaaaaaaaaaaccaaacacaccacccAACTGAAATCAGTTTTGCTGGAGAAGTCCAAAATGCAGGCCAGGCAGCAGACTGCCTGCATTTTGCACTCTTCATAGAAGAGAGGTTTCCCACTGGGCAGAAAAAtttgtgaatgaaaaaaagaaccaccaaccccccccaaaaccaccatcACCCTGATGgacagtttaaaaatgttaactgAGCCACAGCACTCTGCCGTTCCGCAGTCCTTCGCTGCTGCTGTGACCCCTGGACACTTTAGGCCAGAGCCTGAAACTGCTCTAAAATGCTGCCGGGGTATCGCTGGGCCTCAGAACTATAACCATCCACTCCCCCTTCCACAGCTCAGCTTGACTCATCACAGCACCAGTGCCAAGGAAGCTAACTGGAAGGATTCAGCTATGCTCGACAAGAGATTGACAGAGGGCTCAAAGTTCAGTTTCTACAGGAAGAAAAGTGTCACGAGGATTCACTGCAACATCCTGTAATGCTGAGTTGAAAGGTGCAAGTTGAACTGTAACTTAAAACTCACTACCAAGATGCAGGCCACTGGATGAAACACATTCACACCCCTGAGGCACACCAACAGGAGCCCCTCGGGATGATCTTATGCCCTTAACGAAGATAAGGTACTGAACTGGTAACAgaaggaaatggaggaaaaaagaggacAAGTAAGATCCTTGAGAAGAATGACCCAGAACCTTAAAGTTCAGCAGTGAATCAAGGCCAGTCGAACCAAAAGAGCGTACGCtcaggtgacaaaaaaaaaaaaagtgttgttacTATGCTTATAtgcttgttttgaaaaaaacaaagataCTTGCTCAGTAACATACATCATTTAACAGTTAAGACTGCAATACAGTGTTAAAAGATTCTGTGTGGTACAACAGAGGAATGAGTGCACCAAACACACTTCAATCACATGAGGAAACCCCCCACTGAGTCTTAGTCTCGCAGCGCAAATACGCCCATCTGCTGCTGCACCACACGGCAGCCCTCTGAACACCGTCTTCTatttaaataatgcaaaacaaTTCTGACGAACAGAATTTGCTCTGACTGTAAGGGCAGAGAAACACCTTTTAAACACCCTCCATAAAATGAAAACTGCAGCAAATGCTAGCTTTAAACATGGCCTTGTAGAGAACACTTCGTCAAAATAAACATCTTTGCAGCTTCCTCTGCCAGCTGACTCAGCGCGCAGCCAGCCAAGCTACAGAAGTTGCATAAAGCACAGAGTGTCTGTTAACCACTTCTGTTTATGAAGACCACAAGTGCAGGTAAGGTGGCAAGCACATACGCTGACTGCAAACAGGGTTCTGCTTTCCTACGTGCCAGGTCAGCCCTGTTGGGTGTCAGCTGCCCTGACACAGCCGAACAGCTTTGCTGGCAGGGAAGGTGATGAAGTGTAATACATTTTGTGTGGGGGGACAGGGCATGTAATTGCATCATCACCACCTGGCAAACTGCCATGGCTTTCCTCCTTCATTGGCAAATAAGTTCTCCAATACTATTTTGGCAGGTTTAGGCCACAGTTTTAGATGACATCATATTTGTATACGCTGGGACGTGTTACAAAAAGTCCCTAGGAGGCAAAAGTTGTCTTCGCACCCCTCAGTCCTGCTATCACCCAGCATTAGCTTTGGCAGCGGCCAAAAACTTCTCTAAACAAGAAAAGCAATCTACACACATAATTTCCTTTTCGCAACAGGATGCACCATATACCTGTTAAGTATTCCCCTCAAACAGATTTTTGTTGTTCGGTGCATATTTCAAAGCACAGCTTAAAGTCATTTAACAATAGACTCATGATTTTAATTcctctgcctctttttttccttaccttgTCTGAATCCCATGCTGCTTATGTTCTGAATGGTTTCCAGCACCAGATTAATATGTCCcaattaaaaggggaaaatattagACTTTCCTCCTTGAAGTCAGATATTTCCTCAACTTAACCGGGCTACTGCAGCTCCTCCTGAACACAGACACAAGAACCACTTGCAATGTCAGCAAGCGCCTGAGATTCCTCAcactttctgcatttctgtccaTCTGAGCAAGTATCACTCTTTGAATACAATTACAAACTGAAACAACTTTAGCAGC
Protein-coding sequences here:
- the RAB11A gene encoding ras-related protein Rab-11A encodes the protein MGTRDDEYDYLFKVVLIGDSGVGKSNLLSRFTRNEFNLESKSTIGVEFATRSIQVDGKTIKAQIWDTAGQERYRAITSAYYRGAVGALLVYDIAKHLTYENVERWLKELRDHADSNIVIMLVGNKSDLRHLRAVPTDEARAFAEKNGLSFIETSALDSTNVEAAFQTILTEIYRIVSQKQMSDRRENDMSPSNNVVPIHVPPTTENKPKMQCCQNI